In Ruminiclostridium papyrosolvens DSM 2782, the following proteins share a genomic window:
- a CDS encoding enoyl-CoA hydratase/isomerase, which produces MSYKTINVRFQDRMCFLQFYRPKANNTINDILIEECHQVLALCEESITVVILEGLPEVFCFGVDFEGIHAQIASGKPSEQSPGSLYDLWLKLATGPYITISHLRGKVNAGGLGFVAASDIVLADQTAQLSLSELLFGLFPACVLPFLIRRIGFQKANYLTLMTRPISVQQAFEMGLVDAYDFESEALLRKHLVCLRRLSKTAILRYKRYMNGLNDLLIQSKSPAVAANQEFFSDPCVLEGIFRFVEKGEFPWED; this is translated from the coding sequence ATGAGCTATAAAACAATTAATGTTCGGTTTCAGGATCGAATGTGCTTCCTACAATTTTATCGTCCTAAAGCCAATAATACGATCAACGATATATTGATTGAGGAATGCCATCAGGTTCTGGCATTATGCGAAGAATCAATTACTGTGGTGATATTGGAAGGCTTACCCGAAGTATTTTGTTTTGGGGTTGATTTTGAAGGAATACATGCACAGATAGCAAGTGGAAAACCAAGTGAACAGAGCCCGGGCTCCTTATATGATCTGTGGTTGAAATTAGCAACCGGACCTTACATAACAATTTCTCATCTCAGAGGAAAGGTTAATGCCGGAGGCTTAGGATTCGTTGCAGCCAGCGACATAGTGCTTGCTGATCAGACCGCACAGCTCAGCTTATCTGAACTATTATTCGGGTTGTTCCCAGCTTGTGTTTTGCCATTTTTGATCCGGCGGATTGGATTTCAAAAAGCTAATTATTTGACGTTGATGACTCGGCCGATATCAGTTCAACAGGCATTTGAAATGGGTCTGGTTGATGCCTATGATTTTGAAAGTGAGGCATTGCTTCGCAAACACTTGGTATGCCTCAGACGTTTATCTAAAACAGCTATTCTACGATACAAACGCTATATGAATGGGTTGAATGATTTACTGATTCAATCCAAATCTCCAGCTGTGGCTGCAAATCAAGAGTTTTTTTCCGACCCTTGCGTCCTGGAGGGGATTTTTCGGTTTGTAGAAAAGGGAGAATTTCCATGGGAGGATTAA
- a CDS encoding polyketide synthase, producing the protein MIQSVVDLCEVEPGIVQVTMHDRVHKNTFSQELILGLIKTFETIKANLSYRVVILTGYDSYFASGGTKEGLLAMHNSKVKFDDVNVYSLALDCEIPVIAAMQGHGIGGGFIMGLFADFVILGRENVYTTNFMKYGFTPGMGATYILSKKLGFSLAEELLLNAGNYRGAELEKRGIPFPVLPRQEVMAYALELARQVAEKPRISLITLKNHLVTPIREQLPDVIKQEVKMHEMTFHQAEVKERINRLFGK; encoded by the coding sequence TTGATACAATCTGTGGTGGATTTATGTGAGGTCGAACCTGGCATTGTTCAAGTGACAATGCATGACCGGGTTCATAAGAATACATTTTCGCAAGAATTAATTCTTGGCCTGATCAAAACATTTGAGACTATTAAAGCCAATTTAAGCTATAGGGTGGTTATCCTAACAGGTTATGACAGCTACTTTGCCTCTGGAGGGACCAAGGAGGGATTATTAGCCATGCATAACAGCAAGGTGAAATTTGATGATGTAAACGTCTACAGTCTTGCCTTGGACTGTGAGATTCCAGTGATTGCCGCGATGCAAGGACATGGGATTGGGGGCGGATTCATTATGGGACTGTTTGCTGATTTTGTGATTTTGGGCAGGGAAAATGTATATACCACTAACTTTATGAAATATGGATTTACGCCTGGAATGGGCGCGACCTACATTTTATCCAAGAAATTGGGGTTTAGTTTGGCAGAGGAGCTGTTGTTAAATGCAGGTAATTATCGCGGGGCGGAGCTTGAAAAACGTGGGATTCCATTTCCTGTATTACCCCGGCAAGAAGTTATGGCTTATGCGCTTGAATTAGCTCGGCAAGTAGCTGAAAAACCTAGAATTTCGCTGATCACATTAAAGAATCATTTGGTAACCCCTATTCGGGAACAGCTTCCTGATGTTATAAAGCAGGAGGTTAAAATGCATGAAATGACATTTCATCAAGCAGAGGTCAAGGAGCGGATTAACAGATTATTTGGGAAGTAA
- a CDS encoding hydroxymethylglutaryl-CoA synthase family protein, giving the protein MISVGIEAMNVFGGTAYLDVIKLANHRQLDTKRFENLLMKEKTVALPCEDPVTFGVNAAKPLVDSLSEAEKDRIEMLVTCTESGIDFGKSISTYIHHYLGLNRNCRLFELKNACYSGTAGFQTAINFILSQASPGAKALVIASDISRFMAVDEMDAVTADWSFAEPSGGAGAVAIIVSETPYVFEVDVGANGYYGYEVMDTCRPVPDSEAGNADLSLLSYLDCCEQAYLEYQRRIADVDYQDTFQYLAFHTPFGGMVKGAHRTMMRKMTQAKPAQIEADFEQRVMPGIIYCQRVGNIMGGTVFLSMASIIDNGQFDSSKRIGCFSYGSGCCSEFYSGIVTAEGQKRQRRWGIGTQLNERYQLSMDEYDALLMGSGMVKFGTRNAKLDVHPGVLTSLQGKNRLILDEIREFHREYRWI; this is encoded by the coding sequence ATGATTTCAGTTGGAATTGAAGCGATGAATGTTTTTGGAGGAACAGCGTATCTGGATGTGATTAAATTAGCCAATCACCGTCAATTGGATACTAAAAGATTTGAAAATTTATTAATGAAAGAAAAGACCGTAGCACTACCTTGTGAAGACCCAGTCACTTTTGGTGTTAATGCGGCTAAACCACTGGTGGACTCTCTCTCTGAAGCAGAGAAAGATCGTATTGAAATGCTGGTTACCTGTACGGAATCCGGGATTGATTTTGGAAAGTCCATAAGTACATATATCCATCATTATTTAGGATTGAATCGAAATTGCCGGTTGTTTGAACTCAAAAATGCTTGTTATTCTGGAACTGCCGGATTTCAGACAGCAATTAATTTTATTTTATCCCAAGCATCTCCCGGAGCTAAAGCCTTGGTGATTGCAAGTGATATTTCTCGTTTTATGGCAGTCGATGAAATGGATGCTGTGACTGCGGATTGGTCATTCGCTGAACCGAGTGGGGGTGCGGGGGCTGTTGCGATCATAGTCAGTGAAACCCCTTATGTATTTGAAGTGGATGTAGGGGCTAACGGATATTATGGCTATGAGGTGATGGATACTTGCCGGCCTGTTCCTGACAGCGAAGCTGGGAATGCAGATTTATCCTTATTGTCCTATCTGGATTGTTGTGAGCAGGCGTATCTGGAATATCAAAGGCGGATAGCGGATGTAGATTATCAAGATACATTCCAGTACCTTGCTTTTCATACTCCTTTTGGGGGAATGGTGAAAGGGGCGCATCGAACCATGATGCGCAAAATGACTCAAGCCAAGCCTGCTCAAATAGAGGCCGATTTTGAGCAAAGGGTGATGCCGGGAATAATTTACTGCCAACGAGTCGGAAATATCATGGGAGGTACTGTGTTCCTCTCTATGGCAAGTATTATAGATAATGGCCAATTTGATTCTTCAAAACGAATAGGTTGTTTTTCTTATGGGTCGGGCTGCTGCTCCGAGTTTTACAGTGGTATTGTCACGGCTGAAGGCCAGAAACGCCAGCGCCGTTGGGGGATTGGTACACAGTTGAATGAACGCTATCAATTGTCTATGGATGAATATGATGCTTTATTAATGGGCAGTGGCATGGTGAAATTCGGTACCCGAAATGCCAAGCTGGATGTACACCCAGGCGTGCTAACATCGCTCCAGGGAAAAAATAGATTAATACTGGATGAAATCCGGGAATTTCATCGTGAATACAGGTGGATATAA